In a genomic window of Spiroplasma melliferum:
- a CDS encoding 30S ribosomal protein S9: MAKKQEVIYRGTGRRKSSIAQVVLTPGKGNVVVNGKPALEFFPYATLVQDLEQPLEITGSKSEFDIRVKVSGGGFTGQAGATRLGIARALVEASQDYKTLLRHAGMLTRDARIKERKKYGLHGARRAPQYSKR, translated from the coding sequence ATGGCAAAAAAACAAGAAGTTATATATCGCGGTACAGGAAGAAGAAAATCTTCTATTGCCCAAGTTGTATTGACTCCTGGTAAAGGAAATGTTGTTGTTAATGGGAAACCAGCATTAGAGTTTTTCCCATACGCAACATTAGTGCAAGATTTGGAACAACCTTTAGAGATTACTGGTTCAAAATCAGAATTTGATATTCGTGTTAAAGTGTCTGGTGGTGGTTTTACCGGACAAGCTGGCGCAACAAGATTAGGAATTGCAAGAGCCCTAGTCGAAGCGTCACAAGATTATAAAACTTTATTGAGACATGCTGGCATGCTAACTCGTGATGCTCGTATTAAAGAACGTAAAAAATATGGGTTACATGGGGCTAGAAGAGCACCGCAATATTCAAAAAGATAG
- a CDS encoding 50S ribosomal protein L13, translated as MRQTTILNSTKVEKKWYVIDAQGLVLGRLASKVAMILRGKNKPSYTPHVDCGDNVIILNADKINLSGNKLKGKMYYHHSQHPGGLKRTTAKDMLVKKPIYPVEHAIKGMLPKNKLGSKLFRNLFVYAGNEHPHEAQQPIKLELTNK; from the coding sequence ATGAGACAAACAACTATCTTAAATTCAACTAAAGTTGAAAAAAAATGATATGTGATTGATGCTCAAGGTCTAGTTTTAGGACGTTTAGCAAGTAAAGTTGCAATGATCTTAAGAGGAAAAAATAAACCATCTTATACTCCACATGTTGATTGTGGTGATAATGTTATTATTCTTAATGCAGATAAAATTAATTTGTCAGGAAATAAATTAAAGGGTAAAATGTATTATCATCATTCACAACATCCAGGGGGATTAAAAAGAACAACAGCAAAGGATATGTTAGTAAAAAAACCAATTTATCCAGTTGAACACGCAATTAAAGGAATGTTACCAAAAAATAAATTAGGAAGTAAATTATTCCGTAATTTATTTGTTTATGCTGGTAATGAACATCCACATGAAGCACAACAACCAATTAAATTAGAATTAACTAATAAATAA